The Bdellovibrionales bacterium genome has a window encoding:
- a CDS encoding BamA/TamA family outer membrane protein — translation MIRLILLLVQLMYATTTWAESPEYSFTPDSLSQIKSFYRTTKTKFNLSELDYIVKEATRTGKYDSVRMILINPKTVVFEAHEEVNASHLEVAGNQAVTSQDVLKILQSGNSRNDYVELQGNVKKLEEKYQSIGLSNVKIEIKETLKNGSPHYIVLVNEGSASTLEEIIVLSKNKYLNSYIKLSLKSYIGQKINGELLKTIENSINSALIENRILEARINRIAPIYSEDRKLVKLSITLESTTSYEFVFYGNKYFSASNLLAYLEVEKNYLNYIKNQKLLTKNIESLYKQFGFPTAVVVSQSRQIEKLNKHVISFTVKEGIQYRIKDLRVSGKISRSPRYYEDLLRGAFAELKNPNLYVDENIQKATDLLITELRDEGYLRANKILIDQKMSDNGTVDISVQINEGLLTQIRSIQFNGLKSFTSNQLYEVIDLKPNTPLNLKKILNSYNALKQFYQKNGFLDFEITTPKEKLVSYLTDYEFADLKYDIKEGPKIRVKDIQVRGNSKTKEKVILRELDITEGDVLTSDLVTDSAIFLERTQLFSRAQINMSDVNTDIADRTVFVDVQEKNPGLVNSGLGLSNERGITYRGYLGVSYKNLGGKGRGISGRGDVKYSQAKNIRYPENKVVLGYYEPYMFANRLRGRVSFIHEEEVFDITDDDEVRIREINELSLLVEKQYTRQLKFTWNIFRFSNQRTFDKDDRGDRKTINIGSVGPSIEWDRRDDLFSPKSGTYSLAELEYADPALGSTNDESNFIQFFRATAGHSIYTPITKNKRFVFVNTLRGGYVENLSNKDQSGVPAAKAFFLGGRPSIRGYDLRTNERVPSLKEVCGGCLLENFKISSESTFFLLRSEMRFPLYGSVGGLVFYDGGAVYIKNLEIEDHYRDALGFGVRLETPIGAFSAELGFKLDRKRSSPIYDNETPFTLHVSMGTF, via the coding sequence GTGATTCGCTTGATACTCCTTCTCGTTCAATTGATGTATGCGACCACAACCTGGGCGGAGTCCCCTGAGTATTCATTTACTCCGGATTCTCTCAGTCAAATTAAATCCTTTTACCGAACGACAAAAACGAAATTTAACTTAAGCGAACTGGATTACATCGTAAAAGAAGCCACCCGAACTGGTAAGTACGATTCGGTGCGAATGATTCTTATCAACCCTAAAACCGTCGTTTTTGAGGCTCACGAGGAAGTCAACGCCTCCCATTTAGAGGTTGCGGGGAATCAAGCTGTCACTTCACAAGACGTGCTCAAAATTCTTCAAAGTGGCAACAGCCGCAATGATTACGTCGAACTTCAGGGAAACGTCAAAAAACTTGAGGAGAAGTACCAATCGATCGGTCTAAGTAATGTTAAAATTGAAATTAAGGAAACACTCAAAAATGGATCTCCCCACTATATCGTTTTGGTCAATGAAGGCTCGGCAAGCACCCTAGAGGAGATCATTGTGCTTTCAAAGAATAAATATCTCAATTCCTACATCAAACTGAGCTTGAAGAGCTATATTGGACAGAAGATCAACGGAGAACTACTCAAAACCATCGAAAACAGTATCAATTCGGCCCTTATCGAGAATCGCATTCTCGAAGCCCGCATCAATCGGATCGCTCCGATCTATAGCGAAGACCGAAAATTAGTGAAATTATCTATTACTCTGGAATCCACCACGTCTTATGAATTTGTCTTTTATGGAAATAAGTATTTTTCTGCGAGCAACCTCTTGGCGTATTTAGAGGTTGAGAAAAATTATCTGAATTATATTAAAAACCAAAAACTTTTGACCAAAAACATAGAATCGCTTTACAAGCAGTTTGGATTCCCTACGGCCGTCGTCGTCTCTCAATCTCGACAAATCGAAAAACTCAACAAACACGTGATTAGCTTTACGGTCAAAGAGGGAATCCAGTACCGCATTAAGGATCTTCGAGTGAGCGGAAAGATTTCACGCTCTCCTCGCTACTATGAGGATCTTTTACGAGGAGCTTTTGCTGAGCTCAAAAATCCTAATCTCTATGTGGACGAAAATATTCAAAAAGCCACAGATTTACTCATCACTGAACTCCGGGATGAAGGCTACTTACGAGCCAATAAGATTCTTATTGATCAAAAGATGAGCGACAACGGCACCGTCGACATCTCGGTGCAGATCAACGAGGGCTTATTGACTCAGATTCGCAGCATTCAGTTTAATGGACTTAAGAGTTTCACCTCGAATCAACTTTACGAAGTGATTGATCTAAAACCGAACACGCCACTTAATCTTAAAAAGATTTTAAACAGCTACAACGCCCTCAAGCAGTTTTATCAAAAGAATGGATTCCTCGATTTCGAGATCACCACCCCCAAAGAAAAGCTGGTGAGTTATTTGACGGATTACGAGTTTGCCGATCTCAAGTATGATATCAAAGAAGGTCCAAAGATCCGCGTGAAAGACATTCAGGTGCGCGGAAATAGTAAAACCAAAGAGAAAGTCATATTGCGAGAACTCGATATTACAGAAGGTGATGTTCTGACCTCTGATCTCGTGACCGATTCCGCCATATTCCTCGAAAGAACTCAATTGTTTTCGCGAGCTCAGATTAACATGAGCGACGTCAATACCGATATCGCAGATCGAACCGTTTTCGTGGATGTACAAGAAAAAAATCCCGGCCTGGTCAACTCGGGACTCGGTCTCTCCAACGAACGGGGAATTACTTATAGAGGTTACCTTGGTGTTTCCTATAAAAATTTAGGCGGGAAAGGCCGAGGGATTTCGGGCCGCGGAGACGTTAAATACTCTCAGGCTAAAAATATTCGATATCCCGAAAATAAGGTCGTATTGGGTTATTACGAACCGTACATGTTTGCGAATCGCCTCCGTGGCCGTGTCTCGTTCATCCACGAGGAAGAGGTGTTCGACATTACCGACGACGATGAGGTTCGTATCCGAGAGATCAATGAATTAAGTCTCCTCGTTGAAAAACAATACACTCGACAACTGAAATTCACTTGGAACATCTTTCGTTTCTCAAATCAGAGAACCTTCGATAAAGATGATCGTGGAGATCGCAAAACGATCAACATCGGAAGCGTGGGACCCTCCATCGAATGGGATCGACGGGATGATCTCTTTTCGCCAAAGTCGGGGACCTATTCCCTCGCCGAACTCGAGTACGCTGATCCCGCTTTGGGAAGCACCAATGATGAATCCAACTTTATTCAGTTCTTTCGAGCAACAGCGGGTCACTCTATTTACACCCCAATCACTAAAAATAAGCGGTTTGTTTTTGTAAACACACTGCGCGGGGGTTACGTCGAGAACCTCAGTAATAAGGACCAATCCGGCGTTCCCGCCGCGAAGGCCTTCTTTCTTGGAGGTCGCCCTTCGATTCGAGGTTATGATCTCAGAACCAACGAGCGTGTTCCAAGCCTTAAGGAAGTCTGTGGCGGCTGCCTATTAGAAAATTTTAAGATTTCGTCGGAATCGACCTTTTTCCTCTTAAGGTCGGAAATGCGATTCCCACTCTATGGAAGTGTGGGTGGACTGGTCTTTTATGATGGTGGTGCTGTTTATATTAAGAATTTAGAGATCGAAGATCATTACCGAGATGCTCTAGGGTTTGGAGTTCGTCTAGAAACTCCTATCGGTGCTTTTAGCGCGGAGCTTGGCTTTAAGCTCGATCGAAAGCGCTCGTCGCCAATCTATGACAACGAGACGCCCTTCACCCTTCACGTTTCCATGGGAACTTTCTAG
- a CDS encoding translocation/assembly module TamB has product MKKKIFSALFLALCIGLLVAALSSWHFEKLDTIVRLEIEKYAKENLPVNIQIESTSVQLLPVSLAVQNIVIDPKKEMASKIKPIKIESIRLQPNLFHLLWGRFTIKKLAIHNTAVIANIPNETQGESVIDLDKILNSIPIQQLDLSETDLDLTFKVPSGTYKVFAVKLNAKVVNDIRSIMCKLKTESLTVTSNKEGVTEKAAFETQFFLTNKNLVLSDFKFQEKNSFILASGSTQHDLKKKKIVSSNINVRLQTNIRKIESLLKVFLKNEDLSAVAMIDGQLRGDTLLTSAGVNQFNLQSDISLVNFSIENFHIGEIQAEGIFNSQKNTVIANRVRMNSPGVKALISDFKMNLDELSFQDVKVDLQQFELHDYLKYAIRQDIPAYAHATGSVVCAGTFKSFNIKCPGSLKAHDAKVNSSGKNQIIAVDSISGDGTVSVDANQVNYTVALKTPTSQGRSSGTINYKTGFNIDFETPQLSLDEIKKISALELGGVAAIKGSTQGNSKSAVFEMQIDAKNGSLDGYKLGDLSTKLNFKTGVLYFNKMQGTLSSSRYLGNLEVDLNKEWLSGKIQVPFVDLAVAQESIRKQLDIPFPVTGTGSAIVNLDSPLDAKKLSFKVKSRIYNAVVDQQHVDTIDVDLQSSLGQIEFKQLVAEEKKSRVIFTGKLDLTERVYGIDFKSDTIYLDDIDYTQALTSSTKGVFAVDGKIRGPLSKPELDVKFSSDLFQISGQRLSPLQGGLIANPQKITLDIKGPENLSLKYRDFSNASDVQIEGQIEKINLAPFLTNLMKLETLEDYEIFTTSKFNLKLNKKDRSMISGYIFIPEIRMVFQKNEMRNEKEMTFFLSNSRFNFSPFVISGESGSLTMRSSNSDKPFDMQITGSIALSYLQIFAPFLETLEGRISLNLKVQSDFKKVTFMGSAFIDDGFVKLPQIPHAVESLDVDILFNQDQLIINSMKGRFASGQLYGDGKILIKGPKDIPTFLNLHLESVDLNIPNGVRTKGNANLQLSGQWLPLTLAGTYDIYDGLISKELTGGDSSSSNPHEIFLPPDLRDTLSSPIRLDLTITPLVPLKIKNTMIDGKIEGQIKVVGDPSSPVLAGTISLVRNSQIKFQDVTFKAVDSSFAFKGQEPPDPEIYLLADTRYKNHDIEMLIQGTASRPKFKLSSSPSLSEPEIISLLTLGTTPQEQEAQAQQLANSTQAQQRRSSVEFRSDLFSKIPLSKEFKERFGVDVKFSPTFDSESNVAAPKVSVGYQVSEKVTATGSVQGGTESRAEANVRYDLNRNFGARFSVQTENYEENNQLRGNIETPPEILGIGLDYRKEFK; this is encoded by the coding sequence GTGAAGAAAAAAATCTTCTCCGCTCTTTTTCTCGCGCTTTGTATTGGGTTGCTGGTGGCCGCTCTCTCCTCATGGCATTTCGAAAAGTTGGACACCATTGTACGTCTAGAGATTGAAAAGTATGCGAAAGAGAATCTTCCAGTAAATATTCAAATCGAATCCACGAGCGTACAACTTTTACCGGTTTCGCTGGCCGTTCAGAACATCGTCATTGATCCCAAAAAAGAAATGGCATCAAAAATTAAACCTATCAAAATCGAATCCATTCGGCTCCAACCGAATCTTTTTCATCTTTTGTGGGGTCGCTTTACAATCAAAAAGCTCGCGATTCACAACACGGCCGTGATCGCCAACATCCCCAATGAGACCCAAGGCGAATCGGTGATTGATTTAGATAAAATACTCAATTCCATACCCATCCAGCAGCTGGATCTTTCAGAAACAGATCTGGATCTTACATTTAAGGTGCCCTCTGGCACCTACAAAGTATTTGCGGTTAAGCTCAACGCCAAAGTTGTTAACGATATTCGTAGCATTATGTGTAAACTTAAAACCGAAAGCCTCACCGTCACTTCCAATAAGGAAGGTGTGACTGAAAAAGCGGCTTTCGAGACCCAGTTCTTCCTTACAAACAAAAATCTCGTGCTTTCGGATTTTAAATTCCAAGAAAAAAATTCCTTTATTCTGGCATCGGGCTCTACTCAGCATGATCTCAAAAAGAAAAAAATTGTTTCTTCGAATATCAATGTCCGCTTACAAACCAATATTCGAAAAATCGAATCGCTACTTAAGGTATTTTTAAAAAACGAAGATCTTTCGGCTGTTGCTATGATTGATGGTCAGTTGCGAGGAGACACCCTACTCACGAGCGCCGGTGTCAACCAGTTCAACCTGCAGTCCGATATCAGTTTGGTGAACTTTTCCATTGAGAACTTCCATATCGGCGAAATTCAAGCCGAGGGAATTTTTAATTCCCAAAAAAATACGGTCATCGCCAATAGAGTAAGAATGAATTCGCCCGGCGTGAAGGCCTTGATCTCCGACTTTAAAATGAACTTAGACGAACTCTCGTTTCAAGACGTGAAGGTCGACCTTCAGCAGTTCGAACTGCATGACTACCTCAAATATGCCATCCGTCAGGATATCCCAGCGTATGCCCATGCCACAGGCTCGGTGGTTTGCGCGGGTACTTTTAAGAGTTTTAACATCAAATGTCCCGGCTCTCTCAAAGCTCATGATGCGAAAGTCAACTCCAGCGGCAAAAACCAAATTATAGCTGTCGATAGCATTAGCGGTGATGGCACAGTCAGTGTCGACGCCAACCAAGTCAATTACACGGTGGCACTTAAGACGCCCACGTCCCAAGGACGAAGCTCTGGAACTATCAATTACAAGACCGGATTTAACATCGATTTCGAAACTCCCCAGCTGAGTTTGGATGAGATTAAAAAAATATCGGCTCTCGAGCTGGGCGGAGTCGCCGCGATCAAAGGATCAACTCAAGGGAATTCCAAATCGGCCGTTTTTGAAATGCAAATCGATGCAAAAAATGGATCCTTGGATGGCTATAAATTGGGCGATTTATCCACCAAACTGAATTTCAAAACGGGAGTTCTTTACTTCAATAAAATGCAGGGAACGCTGTCGAGCTCCAGATACCTCGGAAATTTGGAAGTCGATCTCAATAAGGAATGGCTATCCGGTAAGATTCAAGTGCCATTCGTCGATCTGGCGGTAGCTCAGGAATCCATTCGCAAACAGCTCGATATTCCTTTTCCGGTGACGGGAACGGGATCCGCGATTGTGAACCTGGATAGTCCTTTGGACGCGAAGAAACTTTCATTTAAAGTAAAGTCGCGCATCTACAATGCGGTGGTGGATCAGCAACACGTCGATACCATCGATGTCGATCTTCAATCCAGCCTCGGGCAAATTGAATTTAAACAGCTCGTTGCCGAGGAAAAAAAGTCGAGAGTCATCTTTACCGGTAAATTGGATCTTACGGAGCGAGTGTATGGGATTGATTTCAAGTCGGACACCATCTACCTCGATGATATTGATTACACTCAAGCTTTAACCTCTTCCACGAAGGGCGTCTTCGCGGTGGATGGCAAAATCCGTGGCCCTCTAAGTAAACCAGAATTAGATGTTAAATTCTCTTCAGATTTATTTCAAATCTCTGGACAAAGGCTGTCTCCATTGCAAGGTGGTCTGATCGCTAATCCCCAAAAGATCACTCTCGATATTAAAGGTCCAGAAAACCTATCTCTAAAGTATCGCGATTTCTCAAATGCAAGTGATGTTCAAATTGAAGGGCAAATCGAGAAAATCAATCTCGCCCCCTTTCTTACGAACCTCATGAAGTTAGAAACCTTGGAAGACTACGAAATTTTCACCACTTCAAAATTCAATCTCAAATTGAATAAAAAAGATCGCTCCATGATCAGTGGGTATATTTTTATCCCCGAGATTCGTATGGTCTTTCAGAAGAACGAAATGAGAAACGAAAAAGAAATGACGTTTTTCTTATCCAACAGCAGATTTAACTTCTCGCCATTTGTCATTTCCGGGGAGTCCGGCTCTCTTACGATGAGGTCGAGCAACAGCGATAAGCCCTTTGATATGCAGATCACCGGCTCGATCGCCCTCTCCTATTTACAGATCTTTGCACCCTTTTTAGAGACTCTGGAGGGACGCATTTCGTTAAATCTCAAAGTGCAGAGTGACTTTAAAAAGGTCACTTTTATGGGGTCCGCTTTCATTGATGACGGCTTTGTTAAACTTCCGCAAATTCCTCACGCTGTTGAGAGTCTTGATGTGGACATTCTATTTAATCAAGATCAGTTGATTATTAATTCGATGAAGGGTCGATTCGCGTCCGGGCAGCTCTACGGAGACGGAAAAATTTTAATCAAAGGGCCCAAGGACATCCCGACCTTTTTAAATCTCCATCTCGAATCGGTCGATCTCAATATCCCTAACGGAGTCCGAACGAAAGGGAACGCCAATCTTCAACTCAGCGGTCAGTGGCTTCCTCTGACCTTAGCGGGAACTTACGACATCTACGATGGACTTATTTCCAAAGAATTGACCGGAGGAGATTCGAGCTCTTCAAATCCTCATGAGATTTTCCTCCCACCTGACCTGAGAGACACTTTAAGTTCGCCGATTCGCTTAGATCTTACCATTACGCCTCTCGTACCACTTAAAATTAAAAATACGATGATTGATGGAAAGATCGAGGGACAAATAAAAGTCGTTGGTGATCCTTCGTCCCCCGTCCTCGCTGGAACAATTTCCTTGGTTCGAAACAGCCAGATCAAATTCCAAGATGTGACTTTTAAGGCCGTAGACTCGTCTTTTGCATTCAAAGGACAGGAACCGCCCGATCCAGAAATTTATCTTCTCGCAGACACTCGCTATAAAAATCATGATATCGAAATGTTAATTCAGGGAACCGCGAGTCGACCTAAATTTAAGCTAAGTAGCTCACCCTCTCTCTCAGAGCCAGAGATTATCTCTTTGCTCACATTGGGAACAACTCCCCAAGAACAAGAAGCTCAAGCTCAACAGCTGGCGAACTCAACGCAAGCTCAGCAACGAAGATCCTCCGTCGAATTCAGATCAGATCTTTTTTCGAAAATCCCTTTGAGCAAAGAGTTTAAAGAACGTTTTGGCGTGGATGTCAAATTCTCACCGACCTTTGATTCGGAAAGCAACGTCGCCGCCCCCAAAGTGTCTGTCGGTTACCAAGTTTCGGAAAAGGTGACCGCCACCGGAAGTGTGCAGGGCGGGACAGAAAGCCGCGCTGAAGCCAACGTTCGTTACGACCTCAATCGTAATTTTGGAGCTCGCTTTAGCGTACAAACCGAAAACTACGAAGAAAATAATCAATTGCGCGGAAACATCGAGACACCTCCAGAAATCTTAGGGATTGGTCTTGATTACCGAAAGGAGTTTAAGTGA
- the efp gene encoding elongation factor P — MYSTSDFKKGLKILLDGQPYSIVDFQHVKPGKGNQFTRTKLKNMITGTNLEKTYKSGEKFEVPDVMTKDCTYLYKEEAGYVFMEKENFEQHVMHEDAVGDTKNYLTENLEVTILFFNGRAIGVDAPNSVYLHVIQTDPGFKGNTVTGTFKPATLETGYVVQVPLHVAEGDRLKIDTRTGEYIERANIK, encoded by the coding sequence ATGTACAGTACGTCTGATTTTAAAAAAGGCCTTAAAATTTTACTCGATGGGCAACCTTACTCCATCGTTGATTTCCAGCACGTGAAGCCAGGAAAAGGGAATCAATTCACGCGTACTAAATTAAAAAACATGATTACGGGAACCAACCTCGAAAAAACTTATAAATCCGGCGAAAAATTTGAAGTTCCTGATGTGATGACCAAAGATTGCACATATCTTTACAAAGAAGAGGCCGGCTACGTGTTTATGGAAAAAGAAAATTTCGAGCAACACGTGATGCATGAAGATGCTGTTGGCGATACTAAAAATTATCTGACGGAAAACTTAGAAGTTACGATTTTATTTTTCAACGGTCGCGCCATCGGTGTCGATGCGCCAAACTCTGTTTATCTTCATGTGATTCAAACAGACCCTGGATTTAAAGGGAACACCGTAACGGGAACCTTTAAGCCCGCCACTCTCGAAACAGGGTACGTGGTGCAAGTGCCGCTTCATGTGGCTGAAGGTGACCGCCTTAAGATCGATACTCGCACCGGTGAATATATCGAACGAGCGAACATTAAATAA
- a CDS encoding tetratricopeptide repeat protein codes for MRDRATHVILTLMLSEKVIEEYQLILMREPAAKVFAPLAESYRKMGLLQQALEICEKGVKYNPEYPSGLVALGKILFELKRYDEASQTFKKAITLKPDNILAHKLNALSLIKLNQYAEALKSYKYVLFLSPEDEAAQKFISTWEYLEAQNYSEKSFPPSEDSSLIAHSQPESVAAFIEALIVRNEIEKAEKYTKMALQKWPDSDVLQHQLNVINEFQSDEAKDNLNLQMDVLQIKKRLLSRLLRRIELARQS; via the coding sequence TTGAGGGATCGCGCAACTCATGTCATTCTGACTCTAATGCTTTCCGAAAAAGTCATCGAAGAATACCAGTTGATCTTAATGCGCGAGCCCGCAGCGAAAGTTTTTGCGCCGCTGGCCGAATCCTATCGCAAAATGGGACTTTTACAGCAGGCGCTGGAGATTTGCGAAAAAGGGGTGAAGTACAACCCGGAATACCCCTCAGGCTTGGTGGCTCTCGGTAAAATTCTTTTTGAATTGAAGCGCTATGACGAGGCCTCGCAAACCTTTAAAAAGGCCATTACGCTCAAGCCGGATAACATTCTCGCTCACAAATTAAACGCCCTCAGCCTGATCAAACTGAACCAATACGCCGAGGCCCTCAAGAGTTATAAATATGTCCTTTTCTTAAGCCCTGAGGATGAAGCTGCTCAAAAATTTATCAGCACCTGGGAGTATCTCGAAGCTCAAAATTACAGCGAAAAGTCCTTCCCTCCCTCGGAAGACTCATCGTTGATCGCCCATAGTCAGCCGGAAAGCGTGGCCGCGTTTATCGAAGCTTTAATCGTGCGTAATGAGATTGAGAAGGCCGAAAAATACACCAAGATGGCTCTACAGAAATGGCCCGATTCCGACGTGCTCCAACATCAACTCAATGTGATCAACGAGTTTCAATCCGATGAGGCCAAAGATAACCTCAATCTCCAAATGGACGTGCTCCAGATCAAAAAAAGGCTGCTTTCGCGACTATTACGACGCATTGAATTGGCACGCCAGAGTTGA
- the ruvC gene encoding crossover junction endodeoxyribonuclease RuvC, whose translation MIILGIDPGTQVLGYGAIEKTGSKISYVDHGFLRIKQKADFVPRLSIMAQMVSDMVAKIKPDILVIEKIFLGRNVDSAFKLGHIRGICIFEGQKLGAEIVEYSPRSVKLGITGSGSASKEQVQMLLYSQLNIRNTARAEITNTDASDGLALAFHHAGQMDVLRKLRGSGVEL comes from the coding sequence ATGATAATTTTGGGAATTGACCCAGGCACGCAGGTTTTGGGTTACGGGGCGATCGAGAAAACGGGAAGTAAAATCTCCTACGTGGATCACGGCTTTCTTCGCATCAAGCAAAAAGCGGATTTCGTTCCGCGCTTATCGATCATGGCGCAAATGGTCTCGGACATGGTCGCCAAAATTAAGCCCGACATCCTTGTCATCGAAAAGATCTTTTTAGGACGCAATGTAGACAGTGCGTTTAAATTGGGTCATATAAGAGGGATCTGTATTTTCGAAGGGCAAAAGCTCGGGGCCGAGATTGTGGAGTACTCGCCACGCTCAGTGAAGCTGGGGATTACCGGCTCGGGGAGTGCATCGAAAGAGCAGGTGCAAATGTTGCTCTATTCACAGTTAAATATTCGCAACACCGCACGGGCCGAAATAACGAACACCGATGCCTCTGATGGGCTCGCTTTAGCGTTTCATCACGCCGGGCAAATGGATGTTCTCCGAAAACTCAGAGGGTCGGGAGTGGAATTATGA
- the ruvA gene encoding Holliday junction branch migration protein RuvA produces MIGYVSGAVKFIEANNVIIDVNGVGYELTCSANTLMDTKKDGSMALWVYTHVREDALQLYGFSSKVEKKLFESLLKVNGIGPKMAVTILSGASLDKIIDAIESKDIKTLTAFPKVGKKIAEQMILTLKGQLVLDESKSPQAQAHEDVHSALINLGFRSADVQNVLKDLGGDMTFEDKLRKALSTLGGHR; encoded by the coding sequence ATGATTGGATATGTCTCAGGAGCCGTTAAATTTATCGAAGCCAACAATGTCATTATCGATGTGAACGGCGTCGGCTACGAACTCACGTGTTCGGCGAACACTTTGATGGACACCAAAAAAGATGGCAGCATGGCGCTTTGGGTTTACACCCATGTGCGCGAAGATGCCTTACAGCTTTACGGTTTTTCTTCCAAGGTGGAGAAAAAACTTTTCGAAAGCCTGCTTAAAGTGAACGGCATCGGGCCTAAGATGGCGGTGACGATTCTCTCTGGGGCTTCGCTGGATAAAATCATCGATGCGATCGAATCCAAAGACATCAAAACCTTAACCGCTTTCCCGAAAGTGGGTAAAAAAATTGCCGAGCAAATGATTCTGACTCTGAAAGGCCAGCTTGTTCTCGATGAGTCCAAATCTCCGCAAGCGCAAGCTCACGAGGATGTTCATTCGGCATTGATCAATTTAGGTTTCCGCAGTGCCGACGTTCAAAATGTGCTCAAAGACTTAGGCGGCGATATGACGTTCGAAGATAAACTTCGCAAAGCTCTTTCGACGTTGGGAGGTCATCGATGA
- the ruvB gene encoding Holliday junction branch migration DNA helicase RuvB, which yields MIENEFRDELTDPHREDGDRYWENTLRPHQFDEFPGQKNIVEKLRIYIQAAKKRSEPLDHVLLSGPPGLGKTTLAHLIATEMGVELKTTSGPALDKKGDLAAILTSLQPFSILFIDEIHRLHRTVEEYLYSAMEDFYVDIITGEGLGARSMKFKLAPFTLIGATTRSGLLNAPFRDRFGIAERLSFYDKSQLQLILGRSAKLINVDLTEEGSYEIASRSRGTPRIANRLLRRVRDFAEVENYGKITQELAQKALNRMEVDSMGLDEMDRKILSVILYKFNGGPVGLETLSAALAEDKGTLEEVYEPFLIQEGLLQKTPRGRMTTDLAKSHCAPEI from the coding sequence ATGATCGAAAACGAATTTCGCGACGAATTGACCGATCCGCATCGAGAAGATGGGGACCGCTATTGGGAAAACACCCTTCGTCCCCATCAGTTTGATGAATTTCCAGGTCAAAAGAACATCGTCGAAAAATTGCGAATTTATATTCAAGCGGCCAAAAAGCGCTCCGAGCCTTTAGATCACGTCCTTTTGAGTGGACCTCCCGGGTTGGGGAAAACAACTTTGGCGCATTTGATTGCGACGGAAATGGGCGTGGAATTAAAAACCACCAGCGGTCCGGCCCTTGATAAAAAAGGCGATCTTGCCGCCATCCTCACGAGCCTCCAGCCTTTCTCCATTTTGTTTATCGATGAAATTCATCGTTTGCATCGCACCGTTGAAGAATATCTCTACAGTGCCATGGAAGATTTTTATGTGGATATCATCACCGGCGAGGGCTTGGGAGCTCGTTCGATGAAGTTTAAACTGGCGCCGTTTACGCTGATCGGAGCCACCACGCGTTCGGGATTGCTAAACGCTCCGTTTCGCGATCGTTTTGGTATTGCCGAGCGTTTAAGTTTCTACGACAAATCTCAACTTCAATTGATTCTCGGTCGTTCGGCAAAATTGATTAATGTCGATTTGACAGAGGAGGGGAGTTACGAAATTGCCAGTCGCAGTCGCGGAACTCCTCGGATTGCCAATCGATTGCTTCGTCGAGTGCGAGATTTTGCCGAGGTGGAAAACTACGGAAAAATCACTCAGGAGTTGGCCCAAAAAGCTCTCAACCGCATGGAAGTGGACAGCATGGGTCTTGACGAAATGGATCGAAAAATTCTTTCCGTGATACTCTATAAATTTAACGGCGGCCCCGTGGGCTTAGAGACTTTGTCCGCCGCTTTGGCCGAAGACAAAGGCACTTTGGAAGAAGTGTACGAGCCGTTTTTAATTCAAGAAGGTTTATTGCAAAAAACTCCGCGCGGTCGCATGACGACGGATCTTGCAAAATCCCATTGCGCGCCGGAGATATAA